The genomic DNA AGCTGTGCTTGCGGTACGACTTGGAACATCAAGTCTACTCGCAAAGAAGTTAAAGTTGGTATCTGCTCGAACTGCCACCCGTTCTACACTGGTACAGCTCGTAATGCCGACGTGGAAGGTCGTATTGATGCCTTCAACCGTCGTTT from Lentisphaera araneosa HTCC2155 includes the following:
- the rpmE gene encoding 50S ribosomal protein L31, which encodes SCACGTTWNIKSTRKEVKVGICSNCHPFYTGTARNADVEGRIDAFNRRFGKKK